One genomic window of Branchiostoma lanceolatum isolate klBraLanc5 chromosome 5, klBraLanc5.hap2, whole genome shotgun sequence includes the following:
- the LOC136435073 gene encoding hepatocyte growth factor receptor-like isoform X2, which produces MAPPGFMCFLNFSLTLCLLFAGGNSQHSKEFPNFRSGELGQRLQQLSVDNNSGRVYLGATNILYQLSADLELQQSYKSGPVWDSPRCGPFAQHCRDGKVLSDNNNKILLVDESLGVLLACGSVLQGTCSVHPLENIASELDYDRAAYVASGESVVAFFAPGYDGAQSLYVGAEYETDKPAEFSIPAVSTRTLSHTTATEYKINFALQTQHQHSYVSVNGNYASDYRIRYVDGFSHDGFSYFLTVQKTSVDSQSYHSRLVRVCQNDRAYFSYTELPITCYGHDEKPYNIIQAAALHKPGHNLTDVHPGMTTTDEVLFAVFAESESEDSPVPKNNSVLCTFPMSDVRAHFQDGIQSCYGGQGQPGLEFLYQPGHNRVCQETTTEIDEDFCGSGVIGPIEISEDGELYDYSILHEDSFSDKLVTSLAITVQQGHTVAMLGTADGFIHKMMLDTIRNNRPLLSLDVGHGHSINRDMEMDPSEEHLYVMAGEQVTKLPMKSCSLYQDCGTCITVEDPTLECGWCKEQGACSTKQDCMRDIQWSRDTCPPVIYEFSPTSGPIDGGTNITILGDNLGDMAMADTHIVSIWRKECTLVEKESDFNKLVCTTAPSEVAQDHVTVEVHEQSAVLGYTISGTGSSSQPFSYVDPQVTSISPILGPEAGGTVLTINGQHLDTSSGPQVSVAGQVCRIQSISDDTLVCMTAPSSVPTSGPVMLTWDRATRHASDLFTYTENPTVTDINPKRSSYSGGTELHVTGVNLHSVAQPRMNISFLQGNEVVSFLEPCIHSESARSTQMTCQSPNITGRLHPLSDPQPITVQLSLVLDGMLDEPSPERRHFTYYPDPVFFSFDLSKAYPKIGRTLMLRGEHLDSAHDIKEFTVLVGQHSCRITLLNSQELHCVLPEDQKFGNFTDAPVTVNVGNLHFTVGELKLQFARQKKVPEAIIIYVCAAIGLSILVLVALLVAWKRRHGNPIIRRTNRNGLWHVPDEQIAMVDMSGPAPQPDPIGLARQMSRDNNYESLPSEYENDTLDRLRVNDPDLAVSVEETLIPRHKLHLHNIIGKGFFGSVFYGTYQHPEEKEPVRVAIKTLNTDNCDMNDIENFLREGIMMKDFNHEHVLHLVGVSLPTTGAPLVVLPYMKLGDLHSFIRNPQQLLTVQDILGFALQVGEGMAYLSSLKFVHRDLAARNCMVSEDLVVKVADFGLSRDLYEKDYYTCGDKKARLPVKWMALESLLDGTYTTKSDVWSFGVLMWELAMRGVNPYPDVDNFDLAMYLQRGSRLRQPKYCPDHIYTMMQLCWQVDPDLRPTFDDLVSRLSEALPPTSPAPEGEHSVQDFEECYTDVLARA; this is translated from the exons ATGGCACCACCAGGTTTTATGTGTTTTCTGAACTTCAGTTTGACCCTGTGCCTGCTGTTTGCTGGAGGGAACAGCCAGCATTCCAAGGAATTTCCAAACTTCCGATCTGGGGAGTTGGGACAGAGACTTCAGCAGTTATCTGTGGACAACAACTCCGGGAGGGTCTACCTGGGGGCCACTAACATCTTGTACCAGCTGTCTGCTGACCTTGAACTGCAGCAAAGCTACAAGTCTGGGCCTGTTTGGGACAGCCCAAGATGTGGACCATTTGCCCAGCATTGCAGGGACGGCAAGGTCCTatctgacaacaacaacaagattcTCCTTGTTGACGAGTCCCTCGGAGTTCTCCTAGCATGTGGGTCGGTACTGCAGGGCACCTGTTCGGTTCATCCTCTCGAGAACATTGCATCGGAACTCGATTACGACAGGGCCGCGTATGTAGCCTCAGGCGAATCAGTTGTCGCCTTCTTCGCACCTGGGTATGATGGTGCCCAAAGCTTGTACGTTGGAGCAGAATATGAAACGGACAAGCCAGCCGAGTTCTCTATCCCTGCGGTCTCAACAAGAACGCTCAGTCACACCACAGCGACAGAGTACAAAATCAACTTCGCTCTTCAAACTCAGCATCAGCATTCATACGTCTCTGTGAACGGTAACTATGCCTCAGATTACAGAATCAGATATGTGGATGGTTTCAGTCACGATGGCTTCAGTTACTTCCTCACAGTTCAGAAGACATCTGTGGACTCACAGTCCTATCACTCCAGACTCGTTCGTGTATGCCAGAATGACAGAGCCTATTTCTCTTACACTGAACTCCCCATCACCTGTTACGGCCATGATGAAAAACCCTATAATATCATACAGGCTGCAGCACTGCACAAGCCTGGACACAACCTGACCGACGTCCACCCTGGTATGACCACAACGGACGAGGTTTTATTTGCAGTCTTTGCAGAGAGTGAATCTGAGGACAGCCCAGTCCCCAAGAACAACTCGGTCCTGTGCACCTTCCCTATGTCAGATGTCCGTGCACATTTTCAGGATGGGATTCAATCCTGCTATGGAGGCCAGGGACAGCCAGGTCTGGAATTCCTGTACCAGCCAGGGCACAACAGGGTCTGTCAGGAGACA actACAGAAATAGATGAAGATTTCTGTGGGTCTGGTGTGATTGGTCCAATTGAAATCTCGGAGGATGGAGAGCTGTATGACTACAGCATCCTCCATGAAGACAGCTTCTCTGACAAGCTGGTCACCAGCCTGGCTATTACTGTGCAGCAGGGACACACAGTGGCCATGCTTGGTACTGCAGATGGATTCATTCATAAG ATGATGCTGGACACAATTAGGAACAACAGACCCCTCCTCAGCCTGGATGTTGGACACGGACATTCCATCAACAGGGACATGGAGATGGACCCCTCCGAGGAGCACCTGTATGTCATGGCAGGGGAACAG GTGACCAAGTTACCCATGAAGAGCTGCAGCCTGTACCAGGACTGTGGGACCTGCATCACTGTGGAGGACCCTACCCTAGAATGTGGCTGGTGTAAAGAACAGGGGGCTTGCAGTACCAAGCAGGACTGCATGAGAGACATCCAGTGGTCCAGAGATACCTGCCCTCCAGTCATCTATGAA TTTAGTCCCACATCAGGGCCAATAGACGGAGGTACAAATATAACAATCCTGGGAGACAACCTAGGTGACATGGCCATGGCTGATACACACATTGTTAGTATCTGGAGAAAGGAGTGCACGCTGGTGGAAAAAGAAAGTGACTTCAACAA ACTCGTGTGCACCACAGCCCCCAGTGAGGTGGCACAGGATCATGTGACAGTGGAGGTCCATGAGCAATCAGCTGTTCTGGGCTACACCATCAGTGGCACTGGGTCCTCCAGCCAGCCCTTCAGCTATGTG GATCCCCAGGTTACAAGCATCAGCCCAATACTGGGTCCCGAAGCAGGAGGGACTGTCCTGACAATCAACGGACAACACCTGGACACCAGCAGTGGCCCTCAGGTGTCTGTAGCAGGACAGGTGTGCAGGATCCAGAG TATTTCTGATGATACATTGGTGTGCATGACTGCCCCATCATCTGTGCCGACATCTGGACCTGTCATGCTGACTTGGGACAGAGCCACACGACATGCCAGTGACTTGTTCACGTACACGGAGAACCCAACAGTCACTGACATCAACCCAAAGAGGAGCTCTTACAG TGGAGGTACTGAACTCCACGTGACTGGTGTGAATCTACATAGTGTGGCTCAACCCAGGATGAACATCAGCTTTCTACAGGGCAATGAAGTGGTCTCATTCCTTGAG CCTTGCATCCATTCAGAGTCAGCCAGGTCAACTCAGATGACCTGCCAATCACCCAACATCACTGGCAGGCTCCACCCACTCTCAGATCCACAGCCAATCACAGTGCAGCTCTCTCTGGTGTTAGATGGCATGCTGGATGAGCCATCTCCAGAGCGGAGACATTTTACCTACTACCCTGACCCCGTGTTCTTCAGTTTCGACCTTAGTAAGGCATATCCCAAGATTGGAAGAACATTGATGCTAAGG GGTGAGCATCTTGACAGTGCACATGATATCAAAGAGTTCACTGTGCTTGTGGGACAACACAGTTGCAGAATCACATTGCTGAACTCACAG GAACTACACTGCGTTTTGCCAGAAGACCAGAAGTTTGGCAACTTTACAGATGCCCCAGTGACG GTCAATGTTGGAAACCTTCATTTTACTGTTGGTGAGTTAAAACTACAGTTTGCACGCCAGAAGAAGGTTCCTGAAGCCATCATCATCTATGTCTGTGCTGCCATTGGTCTGTCAATCCTGGTACTCGTGGCTCTATTGGTTGCCTGGAAGCGGCGCCATGGCAACCCCATCATCAGGAGAACCAATAGGAACGGCCTGTGGCATGTCCCTGATGAACAGATAGCCATGGTGGACATGAGCGGCCCTGCACCACAGCCAGACCCCATCGGTTTGGCCAGACAGATGTCCAGGGACAACA ACTACGAGTCCCTCCCCTCTGAGTATGAGAACGACACCCTGGACAGACTGAGGGTCAACGACCCTGACCTGGCTGTATCCGTGGAGGAGACACTGATCCCCAGACACAAGCTCCACCTACATAACATCATCggcaaag GTTTCTTTGGAAGTGTTTTCTATGGAACATACCAACATCCAGAAGAGAAGGAGCCAGTCAGAGTTGCTATAAAGACTCTCAACA cagACAATTGTGACATGAATGACATAGAAAACTTCCTGCGGGAGGGCATCATGATGAAGGACTTTAACCACGAGCATGTCCTCCACCTGGTGGGAGTCAGCCTGCCCACCACAGGTGCTCCACTGGTCGTCCTGCCCTACATGAAACTAGGGGACCTTCACAGCTTCATCAGGAACCCTCAACAG TTGCTGACCGTGCAAGACATCCTGGGATTTGCACTGCAAGTGGGGGAGGGAATGGCTTATCTGTCCAGCCTGAAGTTTGTTCACAGAGACCTGGCTGCAAGGAACTGCAT GGTTAGTGAAGACTTGGTTGTGAAGGTGGCAGATTTTGGCCTGTCCAGAGACCTGTATGAGAAGGACTACTACACCTGTGGGGACAAGAAGGCCAGGCTGCCTGTCAAGTGGATGGCACTGGAGAGTTTGTTAGATGGTACCTACACGACCAAGAGTGATGTG TGGTCATTTGGAGTGTTGATGTGGGAGCTAGCCATGAGAGGAGTGAACCCATACCCAGATGTGGACAACTTTGACCTGGCCATGTACCTACAGAGGGGCAGCAGGCTGAGGCAGCCAAAGTACTGCCCAGATCACAT CTATACCATGATGCAATTGTGCTGGCAGGTAGACCCTGACCTCCGACCGACCTTCGATGACCTTGTGTCACGACTGAGCGAGGCATTACCACCGACCAGCCCCGCTCCTGAGGGGGAACACTCTGTGCAAGACTTTGAGGAATGCTACACTGATGTCTTAGCAAGAGCATGA
- the LOC136435076 gene encoding carbohydrate sulfotransferase 11-like yields the protein MQAGVLSHASRQVFTTMRASRIFLSATVVVSVVLLSVAYLDGWFRVSSAVTRAPARTRFLFSAGLEGRTADRTQDTQVGTAARSVGSRTQEDHNAEKIQRDRKVVLERVCNVSLPGSVPPLYARQLGHIIVDDKHKILYCFVPKVACTNWKRIMIKLRHPEIEKPQDISPQDAHVTYFLPSLKLYSQEEIQYRLDNYFKFMFVRDPLERLLSAYINKFTMPYNLKFHRLYGTKIISRFRENPSKDSLQKGDDVTFTEFVQYLLDPMAHGPQLNEHWDHYANLCHPCRIHYDVIGKYETLDQDVDHVLQRAGVANIVQFPPKPKKSQISTSQLLDEYLDEIGPKEVFRLHNMYILDYLMFNYSLPNFPGER from the exons ATGCAGGCAGGGGTACTCAGCCATGCCAGTCGTCAGGTCTTCACGACAATGCGAGCGTCCCGGATCTTCCTGAGCGCCACTGTCGTCGTTTCAGTGGTACTCTTGTCCGTGGCGTACCTTGACGGCTGGTTCAGAGTGTCGTCAG CCGTAACGCGAGCCCCAGCCCGGACACGGTTCCTGTTCTCGGCGGGTCTGGAGGGGAGGACGGCCGACAGGACACAGGACACTCAGGTCGGCACCGCAGCGAGGTCGGTAGGGAGTCGGACCCAG gAAGACCACAATGCAGAGAAAATACAGAGAGACAGAAAGGTTGTTCTGGAGAGAGTGTGCAATGTTTCCTTGCCAGGATCGGTCCCGCCACTGTACGCCAGGCAGCTCGGCCACATCATTGTTGATGATAAACACAAGATATTGTACTGTTTTGTGCCAAAAGTGGCCTGCACAAACTGGAAGAGGATCATGATCAAACTGAGACATCCAGAGATAGAAAAACCTCAAGACATATCCCCACAGGACGCACACGTGACATACTTTCTTCCCTCCTTGAAGCTATATTCACAGGAGGAGATACAATACAGGCTAGACAATTACTTCAAGTTTATGTTTGTGAGAGACCCACTGGAAAGATTACTATCTGCATACATCAATAAGTTTACCATGCCATACAACCTGAAATTTCACCGATTGTATGGCACCAAGATCATCAGTCGTTTCCGAGAGAATCCAAGCAAAGACTCTCTGCAGAAAGGGGATGATGTGACATTTACAGAGTTTGTACAGTACCTGCTGGACCCAATGGCGCATGGACCGCAGCTCAATGAACACTGGGACCACTATGCTAACTTGTGTCACCCCTGCCGCATACACTATGATGTCATCGGCAAATATGAAACATTGGACCAAGACGTCGACCATGTCTTACAGAGAGCAGGTGTCGCCAATATTGTCCAGTTTCCGCCCAAACCAAAAAAGTCGCAAATAAGCACTTCGCAGCTGCTGGACGAGTACTTAGATGAAATTGGACCCAAGGAAGTTTTCAGACTGcacaacatgtacatcttaGACTATTTGATGTTCAACTATAGTCTTCCAAACTTTCCTGGTGAGAGATAA
- the LOC136435073 gene encoding hepatocyte growth factor receptor-like isoform X1, whose translation MAPPGFMCFLNFSLTLCLLFAGGNSQHSKEFPNFRSGELGQRLQQLSVDNNSGRVYLGATNILYQLSADLELQQSYKSGPVWDSPRCGPFAQHCRDGKVLSDNNNKILLVDESLGVLLACGSVLQGTCSVHPLENIASELDYDRAAYVASGESVVAFFAPGYDGAQSLYVGAEYETDKPAEFSIPAVSTRTLSHTTATEYKINFALQTQHQHSYVSVNGNYASDYRIRYVDGFSHDGFSYFLTVQKTSVDSQSYHSRLVRVCQNDRAYFSYTELPITCYGHDEKPYNIIQAAALHKPGHNLTDVHPGMTTTDEVLFAVFAESESEDSPVPKNNSVLCTFPMSDVRAHFQDGIQSCYGGQGQPGLEFLYQPGHNRVCQETTTEIDEDFCGSGVIGPIEISEDGELYDYSILHEDSFSDKLVTSLAITVQQGHTVAMLGTADGFIHKVIMMLDTIRNNRPLLSLDVGHGHSINRDMEMDPSEEHLYVMAGEQVTKLPMKSCSLYQDCGTCITVEDPTLECGWCKEQGACSTKQDCMRDIQWSRDTCPPVIYEFSPTSGPIDGGTNITILGDNLGDMAMADTHIVSIWRKECTLVEKESDFNKLVCTTAPSEVAQDHVTVEVHEQSAVLGYTISGTGSSSQPFSYVDPQVTSISPILGPEAGGTVLTINGQHLDTSSGPQVSVAGQVCRIQSISDDTLVCMTAPSSVPTSGPVMLTWDRATRHASDLFTYTENPTVTDINPKRSSYSGGTELHVTGVNLHSVAQPRMNISFLQGNEVVSFLEPCIHSESARSTQMTCQSPNITGRLHPLSDPQPITVQLSLVLDGMLDEPSPERRHFTYYPDPVFFSFDLSKAYPKIGRTLMLRGEHLDSAHDIKEFTVLVGQHSCRITLLNSQELHCVLPEDQKFGNFTDAPVTVNVGNLHFTVGELKLQFARQKKVPEAIIIYVCAAIGLSILVLVALLVAWKRRHGNPIIRRTNRNGLWHVPDEQIAMVDMSGPAPQPDPIGLARQMSRDNNYESLPSEYENDTLDRLRVNDPDLAVSVEETLIPRHKLHLHNIIGKGFFGSVFYGTYQHPEEKEPVRVAIKTLNTDNCDMNDIENFLREGIMMKDFNHEHVLHLVGVSLPTTGAPLVVLPYMKLGDLHSFIRNPQQLLTVQDILGFALQVGEGMAYLSSLKFVHRDLAARNCMVSEDLVVKVADFGLSRDLYEKDYYTCGDKKARLPVKWMALESLLDGTYTTKSDVWSFGVLMWELAMRGVNPYPDVDNFDLAMYLQRGSRLRQPKYCPDHIYTMMQLCWQVDPDLRPTFDDLVSRLSEALPPTSPAPEGEHSVQDFEECYTDVLARA comes from the exons ATGGCACCACCAGGTTTTATGTGTTTTCTGAACTTCAGTTTGACCCTGTGCCTGCTGTTTGCTGGAGGGAACAGCCAGCATTCCAAGGAATTTCCAAACTTCCGATCTGGGGAGTTGGGACAGAGACTTCAGCAGTTATCTGTGGACAACAACTCCGGGAGGGTCTACCTGGGGGCCACTAACATCTTGTACCAGCTGTCTGCTGACCTTGAACTGCAGCAAAGCTACAAGTCTGGGCCTGTTTGGGACAGCCCAAGATGTGGACCATTTGCCCAGCATTGCAGGGACGGCAAGGTCCTatctgacaacaacaacaagattcTCCTTGTTGACGAGTCCCTCGGAGTTCTCCTAGCATGTGGGTCGGTACTGCAGGGCACCTGTTCGGTTCATCCTCTCGAGAACATTGCATCGGAACTCGATTACGACAGGGCCGCGTATGTAGCCTCAGGCGAATCAGTTGTCGCCTTCTTCGCACCTGGGTATGATGGTGCCCAAAGCTTGTACGTTGGAGCAGAATATGAAACGGACAAGCCAGCCGAGTTCTCTATCCCTGCGGTCTCAACAAGAACGCTCAGTCACACCACAGCGACAGAGTACAAAATCAACTTCGCTCTTCAAACTCAGCATCAGCATTCATACGTCTCTGTGAACGGTAACTATGCCTCAGATTACAGAATCAGATATGTGGATGGTTTCAGTCACGATGGCTTCAGTTACTTCCTCACAGTTCAGAAGACATCTGTGGACTCACAGTCCTATCACTCCAGACTCGTTCGTGTATGCCAGAATGACAGAGCCTATTTCTCTTACACTGAACTCCCCATCACCTGTTACGGCCATGATGAAAAACCCTATAATATCATACAGGCTGCAGCACTGCACAAGCCTGGACACAACCTGACCGACGTCCACCCTGGTATGACCACAACGGACGAGGTTTTATTTGCAGTCTTTGCAGAGAGTGAATCTGAGGACAGCCCAGTCCCCAAGAACAACTCGGTCCTGTGCACCTTCCCTATGTCAGATGTCCGTGCACATTTTCAGGATGGGATTCAATCCTGCTATGGAGGCCAGGGACAGCCAGGTCTGGAATTCCTGTACCAGCCAGGGCACAACAGGGTCTGTCAGGAGACA actACAGAAATAGATGAAGATTTCTGTGGGTCTGGTGTGATTGGTCCAATTGAAATCTCGGAGGATGGAGAGCTGTATGACTACAGCATCCTCCATGAAGACAGCTTCTCTGACAAGCTGGTCACCAGCCTGGCTATTACTGTGCAGCAGGGACACACAGTGGCCATGCTTGGTACTGCAGATGGATTCATTCATAAGGTTATA ATGATGCTGGACACAATTAGGAACAACAGACCCCTCCTCAGCCTGGATGTTGGACACGGACATTCCATCAACAGGGACATGGAGATGGACCCCTCCGAGGAGCACCTGTATGTCATGGCAGGGGAACAG GTGACCAAGTTACCCATGAAGAGCTGCAGCCTGTACCAGGACTGTGGGACCTGCATCACTGTGGAGGACCCTACCCTAGAATGTGGCTGGTGTAAAGAACAGGGGGCTTGCAGTACCAAGCAGGACTGCATGAGAGACATCCAGTGGTCCAGAGATACCTGCCCTCCAGTCATCTATGAA TTTAGTCCCACATCAGGGCCAATAGACGGAGGTACAAATATAACAATCCTGGGAGACAACCTAGGTGACATGGCCATGGCTGATACACACATTGTTAGTATCTGGAGAAAGGAGTGCACGCTGGTGGAAAAAGAAAGTGACTTCAACAA ACTCGTGTGCACCACAGCCCCCAGTGAGGTGGCACAGGATCATGTGACAGTGGAGGTCCATGAGCAATCAGCTGTTCTGGGCTACACCATCAGTGGCACTGGGTCCTCCAGCCAGCCCTTCAGCTATGTG GATCCCCAGGTTACAAGCATCAGCCCAATACTGGGTCCCGAAGCAGGAGGGACTGTCCTGACAATCAACGGACAACACCTGGACACCAGCAGTGGCCCTCAGGTGTCTGTAGCAGGACAGGTGTGCAGGATCCAGAG TATTTCTGATGATACATTGGTGTGCATGACTGCCCCATCATCTGTGCCGACATCTGGACCTGTCATGCTGACTTGGGACAGAGCCACACGACATGCCAGTGACTTGTTCACGTACACGGAGAACCCAACAGTCACTGACATCAACCCAAAGAGGAGCTCTTACAG TGGAGGTACTGAACTCCACGTGACTGGTGTGAATCTACATAGTGTGGCTCAACCCAGGATGAACATCAGCTTTCTACAGGGCAATGAAGTGGTCTCATTCCTTGAG CCTTGCATCCATTCAGAGTCAGCCAGGTCAACTCAGATGACCTGCCAATCACCCAACATCACTGGCAGGCTCCACCCACTCTCAGATCCACAGCCAATCACAGTGCAGCTCTCTCTGGTGTTAGATGGCATGCTGGATGAGCCATCTCCAGAGCGGAGACATTTTACCTACTACCCTGACCCCGTGTTCTTCAGTTTCGACCTTAGTAAGGCATATCCCAAGATTGGAAGAACATTGATGCTAAGG GGTGAGCATCTTGACAGTGCACATGATATCAAAGAGTTCACTGTGCTTGTGGGACAACACAGTTGCAGAATCACATTGCTGAACTCACAG GAACTACACTGCGTTTTGCCAGAAGACCAGAAGTTTGGCAACTTTACAGATGCCCCAGTGACG GTCAATGTTGGAAACCTTCATTTTACTGTTGGTGAGTTAAAACTACAGTTTGCACGCCAGAAGAAGGTTCCTGAAGCCATCATCATCTATGTCTGTGCTGCCATTGGTCTGTCAATCCTGGTACTCGTGGCTCTATTGGTTGCCTGGAAGCGGCGCCATGGCAACCCCATCATCAGGAGAACCAATAGGAACGGCCTGTGGCATGTCCCTGATGAACAGATAGCCATGGTGGACATGAGCGGCCCTGCACCACAGCCAGACCCCATCGGTTTGGCCAGACAGATGTCCAGGGACAACA ACTACGAGTCCCTCCCCTCTGAGTATGAGAACGACACCCTGGACAGACTGAGGGTCAACGACCCTGACCTGGCTGTATCCGTGGAGGAGACACTGATCCCCAGACACAAGCTCCACCTACATAACATCATCggcaaag GTTTCTTTGGAAGTGTTTTCTATGGAACATACCAACATCCAGAAGAGAAGGAGCCAGTCAGAGTTGCTATAAAGACTCTCAACA cagACAATTGTGACATGAATGACATAGAAAACTTCCTGCGGGAGGGCATCATGATGAAGGACTTTAACCACGAGCATGTCCTCCACCTGGTGGGAGTCAGCCTGCCCACCACAGGTGCTCCACTGGTCGTCCTGCCCTACATGAAACTAGGGGACCTTCACAGCTTCATCAGGAACCCTCAACAG TTGCTGACCGTGCAAGACATCCTGGGATTTGCACTGCAAGTGGGGGAGGGAATGGCTTATCTGTCCAGCCTGAAGTTTGTTCACAGAGACCTGGCTGCAAGGAACTGCAT GGTTAGTGAAGACTTGGTTGTGAAGGTGGCAGATTTTGGCCTGTCCAGAGACCTGTATGAGAAGGACTACTACACCTGTGGGGACAAGAAGGCCAGGCTGCCTGTCAAGTGGATGGCACTGGAGAGTTTGTTAGATGGTACCTACACGACCAAGAGTGATGTG TGGTCATTTGGAGTGTTGATGTGGGAGCTAGCCATGAGAGGAGTGAACCCATACCCAGATGTGGACAACTTTGACCTGGCCATGTACCTACAGAGGGGCAGCAGGCTGAGGCAGCCAAAGTACTGCCCAGATCACAT CTATACCATGATGCAATTGTGCTGGCAGGTAGACCCTGACCTCCGACCGACCTTCGATGACCTTGTGTCACGACTGAGCGAGGCATTACCACCGACCAGCCCCGCTCCTGAGGGGGAACACTCTGTGCAAGACTTTGAGGAATGCTACACTGATGTCTTAGCAAGAGCATGA
- the LOC136435332 gene encoding E3 ubiquitin-protein ligase TRIM56-like, whose product MAEKLASDITREFLVCQICLDDYRQPKVLPCLHTFCRRCLERMVGNKTRICCPACRQEVSIYENGIAGLKDNFFVGKLHDVVRNATHQAAPERHSTPRDVCRNCSDMSTTTRYRDDRDDFLCQKCADSNRRTRASSPRRKISSSAPTEERERTSHSPHVDSDVVYCKSCHEFICRKNSLSKHRARLRSQVREATEREAALVRALLVETEKVAAAHEKKLQELNTRREVWQQQCEENIAKIEEQARRAVQTIQMERDERIKQLKRVETTKNRQLLENIAAVAVSAARVRGSCTYAREALEKGTPEEVLAVAQEVKERLRQCSKLRAPSFS is encoded by the coding sequence ATGGCGGAGAAACTCGCAAGTGATATCACTCGGGagtttctggtctgtcagatctgtttggacgacTACCGACAACCTAAAGTCCTGCCGTGCCTTCACACCTTCTGCCGGCGGTGTCTGGAGCGAATGGTTGGAAACAAGACCAGGATTTGCTGCCCGGCTTGTCGGCAGGAGGTTTCTATATATGAGAACGGTATTGCCGGTCTAAAGGACAACTTTTTCGTCGGCAAACTGCACGATGTGGTCCGGAACGCAACACACCAGGCGGCTCCTGAAAGGCACTCTACACCAAGGGATGTGTGTAGAAACTGCAGCGACATGTCTACTACAACCAGGTACCGTGATGATCGTGACGACTTTCTGTGTCAGAAATGCGCCGACTCCAACCGTCGTACAAGGGCGTCGTCACCGCGCCGAAAAATATCCTCATCCGCACCGACAGAAGAGAGGGAACGAACTTCACATTCACCACACGTTGACTCTGATGTCGTCTATTGTAAGTCATGTCACGAGTTCATATGTCGGAAAAATAGCCTCTCCAAACACAGGGCACGTCTTCGCTCACAGGTACGAGAGGCAACAGAGAGAGAAGCAGCTTTAGTCAGGGCGCTCTTGGTGGAAACGGAGAAAGTTGCCGCGGCTCACGAGAAGAAACTACAGGAGCTAAATACAAGACGCGAAGTATGGCAGCAACAATGTGAAGAAAATATTGCGAAAATAGAAGAGCAAGCCAGGCGGGCTGTACAGACAATACAGATGGAAAGAGACGAGAGAATAAAGCAGCTCAAACGTGTGGAGACCACCAAGAACAGACAGTTGTTGGAGAACATCGCCGCGGTTGCCGTGAGCGCAGCCCGTGTTCGAGGTAGCTGCACGTATGCGAGGGAAGCTTTAGAAAAAGGGACTCCAGAAGAAGTCTTGGCAGTTGCGCAGGAAGTAAAAGAAAGACTGAGACAGTGCTCCAAACTTAGGGCTCCCAGTTTTTCTTGA